The following are from one region of the Paenibacillus sp. JZ16 genome:
- a CDS encoding metallophosphoesterase family protein, whose translation MLAISDIHGCYDEFNQLLYDVQYNPAKDKLILLGDYVDRGFKSREVIEQVMKLRDEGAITLRGNHDQMMLDAILLDTDEANSRWIRNGARHTIESYCGADFFEGEMDRARYNEGKAYIKKGYEHHLSFLDTLALFYETDTHIFVHAGINPGVEDWKLQPQDDFIWIREPFFNYPTGINKTVVFGHTPAVNLHDSEQIWFCGEGDKIGIDGACVYGKQLNCLEITEEQEYRTHSVRFMHHDVNAKAEQ comes from the coding sequence ATATTAGCGATTAGCGACATTCATGGCTGCTACGATGAGTTCAATCAGTTACTGTATGATGTGCAGTACAATCCCGCTAAGGACAAGCTGATCTTGCTCGGGGATTATGTGGATCGCGGATTCAAAAGCAGGGAAGTCATTGAACAAGTGATGAAACTGCGGGATGAAGGTGCCATCACTCTTCGCGGAAATCATGACCAGATGATGCTGGATGCCATTTTGCTTGATACGGATGAAGCGAACTCGCGCTGGATTCGCAATGGAGCTCGACATACGATTGAAAGCTACTGCGGCGCCGATTTTTTTGAGGGTGAAATGGATCGTGCCAGATATAACGAAGGAAAAGCCTATATTAAGAAGGGGTATGAGCATCATCTATCCTTTCTTGATACGCTGGCTCTCTTCTATGAAACAGACACTCACATATTCGTGCATGCAGGGATCAATCCGGGTGTTGAAGACTGGAAGTTGCAGCCTCAGGATGATTTCATCTGGATACGGGAACCATTCTTCAATTATCCTACAGGCATCAACAAAACCGTGGTGTTCGGGCATACGCCAGCGGTCAACCTGCACGACTCGGAGCAGATCTGGTTCTGTGGAGAAGGGGACAAAATCGGTATTGATGGAGCGTGCGTGTACGGTAAACAGCTGAACTGTCTGGAAATCACGGAAGAGCAGGAATACCGAACCCATTCTGTTCGGTTCATGCACCATGATGTGAACGCAAAGGCAGAGCAATGA
- a CDS encoding GNAT family N-acetyltransferase: MITLHAIDKDNWEDCIRLKPRPEQEKWIAPNLYSIAEAQFMEGFKTRAIYHDEEMIGFVMYGLHPHDDNFWIYRFMIDGKFQGLHYAKPAIRLVLEEIRNSPDTTNDVMLCYKSENVHAKRLYSQIGFKEAGIAPWGDVMAKYRFI; the protein is encoded by the coding sequence TTGATAACACTTCATGCCATAGATAAGGACAATTGGGAGGATTGCATCCGTCTTAAACCAAGACCTGAACAGGAGAAGTGGATTGCCCCCAATCTATACTCGATAGCGGAAGCTCAATTCATGGAGGGCTTCAAAACGCGTGCGATCTACCATGATGAAGAGATGATCGGATTTGTGATGTATGGCCTGCACCCGCACGATGATAACTTCTGGATCTACCGGTTTATGATCGACGGCAAGTTTCAGGGACTACATTATGCCAAACCTGCGATTCGTTTGGTTCTCGAGGAGATTCGGAACTCGCCGGATACAACAAACGATGTTATGCTCTGTTATAAATCCGAGAATGTACATGCAAAAAGGCTATATTCCCAAATCGGGTTTAAAGAAGCCGGGATTGCTCCATGGGGAGATGTGATGGCTAAATATCGTTTTATATGA
- the infC gene encoding translation initiation factor IF-3 produces MLMMNEKIKAREVELTGLNGEDLGVVSRDEALVLAKSHKADLVCTSLFSSPPPCKLVSRGQAKQEAVKEKKGQQASAGPMKVKEFRLSVHIEEHDYDTKLSQMHKLLAAGKAVQPVIRIQGREGEAARKLLERLVQDLAEVGKKETGIQVSGKQATVKLLPI; encoded by the coding sequence ATGTTAATGATGAATGAAAAGATAAAAGCACGCGAAGTAGAGCTGACCGGCTTAAACGGCGAAGATCTGGGAGTCGTCTCCAGGGATGAGGCACTTGTGCTGGCGAAAAGTCACAAAGCCGATTTGGTGTGTACCTCCCTATTCAGCAGTCCCCCGCCATGCAAACTCGTAAGCCGGGGGCAGGCGAAGCAGGAGGCTGTGAAAGAGAAGAAGGGCCAGCAAGCTTCAGCCGGTCCGATGAAAGTAAAGGAATTCCGCTTGTCCGTCCATATCGAAGAGCATGATTATGACACCAAGCTGTCGCAAATGCATAAGCTGCTGGCAGCGGGCAAAGCTGTCCAGCCCGTTATTCGCATTCAAGGCAGGGAGGGCGAAGCCGCCCGCAAACTGCTGGAGCGACTCGTGCAGGATCTGGCTGAGGTAGGCAAGAAGGAGACGGGTATACAAGTCAGCGGCAAGCAGGCTACGGTGAAGCTGCTGCCTATCTAA